One Euphorbia lathyris chromosome 1, ddEupLath1.1, whole genome shotgun sequence DNA segment encodes these proteins:
- the LOC136223429 gene encoding disease resistance protein RPV1-like isoform X1, producing MASSYGRYIPSSPSSNFYHVFFSFFVEDAAKRFVGSLFRDLQRRGFLCFKSNEKLDTEKPIPLEAIQCSRFSVVIISQDYISSNRCLDELVEIIHCRESNGQSVLPIFYNVDSYQIKEQLGSEMVQKWGEALTEVSLIDGWNFRDWPDEQKLIEEVANVITREWSHMPLGEFNGLIGIDSRIEQILSLLDMESSGVLFLGIWGMGGIGKTTIAKALFNHISSNFEAACFVNVSEELEKLSITRLREQILSKILEEKRLNLGMHSVLPRHIMNRLRRKKILVVLDTVSDVEQSATLTGDPSWFGPGSRIIITCRDKQVLMHNAGEIYEVKGLNYHESLQLLSLKAFKQNHPIGDYVKLSQRVVNYTKGVPLALNVLGSFLCNKQEQEWESTLEKLEESPNLEVQKVLKVSYDGLEQLDKDIFLDIACFFRGGDVDSVIGILDGCDFFPSSGISRLVDKSLLEITDNKLDMHDLLREMGQDIVRGESNGKPGGCSRLWDPEDVYHVLTSNKGSIATEGIFLDISKSEKVNFSPAAFSPMCNLRLLKFYQNSTLSWKNPSGFISESMTESRDGLQSLPTKLCYFHWHGYPWECLPSDFFMENLVELNMPFSQVKELWHGIKHLRKLKQIDLHDSENLIRLPDLSSALNLERIVLDNCTSLLEIHSSVQCLHRLSYLSLSNCKELQSLPSLVCLESLQTLKLSSCANLKEFPEVSGHIEELHLDGTRLEEWPSSIRFLDSLRILSLDHCECLKTLPSSIHLNSLDTLDLSWCSSLEKFPEVKGNIKHLNLKYTGIEKLPSSIGSLSSLVKLNLKGTAIEELPLSIGNLTSLVELNLKESSITELPSSIGSLTSLVKLNLSVSGIEELPSSIGQLSSLVEFNLEKSSLTALPSSIGYLTSLVKLNLAVTEVKELPPSIGNLSSLVELNLSQCPRLASLPSSIGELKCLEKLYLCGLRRLKSLPRSIHQLKRLKDLYLNHCKNLSKLPPLSGFGSLRDLVLSYTGIIKIPSTLGHLSSLQVLLLKSNNFMRIPACINQLFSLEVLDISYCKRLKSLPELPPRIRVVLAYNCTSLRTVSSPFIQLQESTEQPPLEKSGFTFANCVSLEKDACGYILESTFLKFQCLATALQELPTRDEDILVSPVVCFPGSEVPECFRYQSNGSSIGTLLPPHWYDTKLVGFTFCAVIELENLYYCDGFTFECNFCLENEYGDSLEFCSRESGEWGNQFAFESDHVFFWNTSCVDVLTEQRYERLKENSCRATFEYEVYLEDEFKVMLPAGSSKFKVKSCGFNPVYTKDEKETNSWIDQPSSSYDSMVVCLKDAARSFGEQVMEINSNKKRSNKYKSDRDEAEEEKEKPQHKKLK from the exons ATGGCTTCTAGCTACGGAAGATACattccttcttctccttcttccaaTTTTTATCATGTCTTCTTCAGCTTCTTTGTTGAAGATGCCGCCAAAAGATTCGTCGGTTCTCTCTTTAGAGACCTGCAACGCAGAGGATTTCTCTGCTTCAAATCTAACGAAAAACTCGACACTGAGAAACCGATTCCATTGGAAGCCATTCAATGTTCAAGATTTTCGGTTGTTATCATCTCACAAGACTATATTTCTTCAAATCGGTGCTTGGATGAGCTTGTGGAGATCATTCATTGTAGAGAATCAAATGGTCAGTCTGTTCTCCCAATTTTCTATAACGTGGATTCGTATCAAATTAAAGAGCAATTAGGTTCGGAGATGGTGCAGAAATGGGGGGAAGCTCTCACCGAAGTCTCCTTAATTGATGGCTGGAATTTTCGAGACTG GCCTGATGAGCAGAAGTTAATCGAGGAAGTTGCCAATGTCATTACGAGAGAATGGAGTCATATGCCTTTAGGTGAGTTTAATGGCTTAATTGGAATTGATTCACGGATTGAGCAAATTCTCTCATTATTAGACATGGAATCATCAGGTGTTCTTTTCCTAGGAATTTGGGGCATGGGTGGTATTGGTAAAACAACCATTGCCAAAGCCTTGTTTAATCATATTTCCTCTAATTTTGAAGCTGCTTGTTTTGTTAATGTCAGTGAAGAGTTAGAAAAACTTTCAATTACTCGTTTACGAGAACAAATTCTGTCGAAAATCTTAGAAGAGAAGCGTTTGAATTTAGGAATGCATAGTGTATTGCCCCGGCATATCATGAATAGACTCAGGAGGAAGAAAATTCTTGTAGTTCTTGATACTGTTAGTGATGTAGAACAGTCTGCAACTTTAACTGGAGATCCTAGTTGGTTTGGTCCGGGAAGTCGAATAATCATAACTTGCAGAGATAAGCAAGTACTTATGCATAATGCTGGTGAAATATACGAGGTTAAAGGCTTAAATTACCATGAATCTCTTCAACTACTCAGCTTAAAAGCTTTCAAGCAAAATCATCCCATTGGAGATTACGTTAAGCTGTCACAGAGAGTTGTAAATTACACCAAAGGTGTCCCTTTAGCACTTAATGTTTTGGGTTCCTTTCTGTGCAACAAGCAAGAACAGGAATGGGAAAGTACATTAGAGAAACTCGAAGAATCtcccaatttggaggttcagAAGGTACTGAAAGTAAGTTATGATGGATTGGAACAGCTAGACAAGGATATATTTCTTGATATTGCCTGTTTCTTTAGAGGAGGCGATGTAGATTCTGTAATTGGTATTCTCGATGGTTGTGATTTTTTTCCTAGCAGTGGAATAAGTCGTCTCGTTGATAAGAGTCTCCTCGAAATCACAGACAATAAGTTGGACATGCATGATTTGTTGCGAGAAATGGGTCAGGACATTGTTCGAGGAGAATCAAATGGTAAGCCTGGCGGATGTAGCAGATTGTGGGATCCTGAAGATGTCTATCATGTATTGACAAGTAATAAG GGAAGTATCGCTACTGAAGGGATATTCCTGGACATTTCCAAATCTGAGAAAGTGAACTTTAGTCCTGCTGCCTTTTCGCCCATGTGCAATCTGAGATTACTCAAATTCTACCAGAACAGCACTCTGTCATGGAAGAATCCTTCTGGATTTATATCAGAATCTATGACAGAATCGAGGGATGGTCTTCAGTCTCTTCCTACTAAGTTGTGTTATTTCCATTGGCATGGATATCCATGGGAATGTTTGCCATCAGATTTTTTTATGGAGAATCTTGTTGAACTTAACATGCCATTCAGCCAAGTTAAAGAGCTCTGGCATGGAATCAAG CATCTCCGAAAGTTAAAACAGATTGACCTGCATGATTCCGAGAACCTCATTAGACTTCCAGATCTGTCTTCAGCTTTGAACTTAGAAAGGATAGTTCTTGATAACTGTACAAGTTTGCTTGAAATTCATTCATCCGTTCAGTGCCTTCACCGGCTTTCTTATCTTAGTCTATCTAATTGCAAGGAGCTGCAGAGTCTTCCGAGTCTCGTTTGTTTGGAATCCCTTCAGACCCTCAAACTTTCTAGCTGTGCAAATCTGAAGGAGTTTCCGGAGGTATCAGGACATATAGAAGAACTGCATTTGGATGGTACTAGATTGGAAGAATGGCCCTCCTCCATTCGTTTTCTGGACAGTCTAAGGATCTTATCCCTGGATCACTGCGAATGCCTCAAAACTCTTCCGAGCAGCATTCATCTCAATTCTCTCGATACTCTTGATCTCTCCTGGTGCTCTAGTCTCGAAAAGTTTCCAGAGGTTAAGGGGAATAtcaagcacttaaatttaaagTACACCGGAATAGAAAAGTTACCCTCATCAATTGGATCTCTTTCTTCACTTGTTAAATTAAACCTGAAAGGCACAGCTATAGAAGAGTTGCCCTTGTCGATAGGGAATCTTACTTCTCTTGTTGAATTGAATCTTAAGGAGAGTTCGATAACAGAGCTACCATCATCAATTGGGAGTCTCACTTCACTTGTTAAATTGAATCTGTCAGTGTCTGGTATCGAAGAGCTGCCCTCATCCATCGGACAACTGTCCTCACTTGTTGAATTCAATCTTGAGAAGAGTTCATTAACAGCATTACCTTCATCGATAGGGTATCTTACTTCACTCGTCAAGTTGAATCTGGCAGTGACTGAAGTAAAAGAATTGCCTCCATCAATTGGAAATCTCTCTTCACTTGTTGAGTTAAATTTGAGCCAATGTCCGAGACTTGCGAGTCTTCCAAGCAGCATTGGTGAGCTCAAATGCCTGGAAAAGCTTTATCTCTGTGGCCTTAGAAGACTTAAGTCTCTTCCCAGAAGCATTCATCAGCTCAAACGACTTAAAGATCTTTATCTAAACCATTGCAAAAACTTAAGCAAATTGCCTCCTCTATCCGGTTTTGGTTCCTTAAGAGACCTTGTTTTAAGCTACACAGGAATAATAAAAATACCAAGCACCCTGGGTCACTTATCATCATTGCAGGTTCTACTTCTAAAATCGAACAATTTTATGAGGATACCTGCATGCATCAACCAACTTTTTTCGCTAGAAGTCCTCGATATATCCTACTGCAAGAGGCTCAAATCTCTGCCAGAGCTGCCTCCTCGAATAAGAGTTGTTCTTGCATATAATTGTACATCCCTAAGGACAGTATCAAGTCCGTTCATTCAACTCCAAGAATCAACAGAACAACCACCACTTGAAAAATCCGGATTCACATTTGCAAATTGCGTGAGCTTGGAGAAGGATGCTTGTGGATATATTCTGGAAAGCACTTTCCTCAAATTTCAGTGTTTAGCAACTGCTTTGCAGGAACTTCCCACA AGGGATGAAGATATACTAGTTTCTCCAGTGGTTTGTTTCCCAGGAAGTGAAGTTCCTGAGTGCTTCAGGTATCAAAGTAATGGATCTTCAATAGGTACTCTGCTGCCTCCCCATTGGTATGATACTAAGTTAGTTGGTTTCACTTTCTGTGCTGTTATTGAATTGGAGAATCTTTATTACTGTGATGGTTTCACTTTCGAATGCAATTTTTGTCTCGAAAATGAGTATGGCGACAGCCTCGAGTTCTGCTCCAGGGAGAGTGGAGAATGGGGGAACCAGTTTGCATTCGAGTCAGATCATGTCTTC
- the LOC136223429 gene encoding disease resistance-like protein DSC1 isoform X2 codes for MASSYGRYIPSSPSSNFYHVFFSFFVEDAAKRFVGSLFRDLQRRGFLCFKSNEKLDTEKPIPLEAIQCSRFSVVIISQDYISSNRCLDELVEIIHCRESNGQSVLPIFYNVDSYQIKEQLGSEMVQKWGEALTEVSLIDGWNFRDWPDEQKLIEEVANVITREWSHMPLGEFNGLIGIDSRIEQILSLLDMESSGVLFLGIWGMGGIGKTTIAKALFNHISSNFEAACFVNVSEELEKLSITRLREQILSKILEEKRLNLGMHSVLPRHIMNRLRRKKILVVLDTVSDVEQSATLTGDPSWFGPGSRIIITCRDKQVLMHNAGEIYEVKGLNYHESLQLLSLKAFKQNHPIGDYVKLSQRVVNYTKGVPLALNVLGSFLCNKQEQEWESTLEKLEESPNLEVQKVLKVSYDGLEQLDKDIFLDIACFFRGGDVDSVIGILDGCDFFPSSGISRLVDKSLLEITDNKLDMHDLLREMGQDIVRGESNGKPGGCSRLWDPEDVYHVLTSNKGSIATEGIFLDISKSEKVNFSPAAFSPMCNLRLLKFYQNSTLSWKNPSGFISESMTESRDGLQSLPTKLCYFHWHGYPWECLPSDFFMENLVELNMPFSQVKELWHGIKHLRKLKQIDLHDSENLIRLPDLSSALNLERIVLDNCTSLLEIHSSVQCLHRLSYLSLSNCKELQSLPSLVCLESLQTLKLSSCANLKEFPEVSGHIEELHLDGTRLEEWPSSIRFLDSLRILSLDHCECLKTLPSSIHLNSLDTLDLSWCSSLEKFPEVKGNIKHLNLKYTGIEKLPSSIGSLSSLVKLNLKGTAIEELPLSIGNLTSLVELNLKESSITELPSSIGSLTSLVKLNLSVSGIEELPSSIGQLSSLVEFNLEKSSLTALPSSIGYLTSLVKLNLAVTEVKELPPSIGNLSSLVELNLSQCPRLASLPSSIGELKCLEKLYLCGLRRLKSLPRSIHQLKRLKDLYLNHCKNLSKLPPLSGFGSLRDLVLSYTGIIKIPSTLGHLSSLQVLLLKSNNFMRIPACINQLFSLEVLDISYCKRLKSLPELPPRIRVVLAYNCTSLRTVSSPFIQLQESTEQPPLEKSGFTFANCVSLEKDACGYILESTFLKFQCLATALQELPTRDEDILVSPVVCFPGSEVPECFRYQSNGSSIGTLLPPHCLEFCSRESGEWGNQFAFESDHVFFWNTSCVDVLTEQRYERLKENSCRATFEYEVYLEDEFKVMLPAGSSKFKVKSCGFNPVYTKDEKETNSWIDQPSSSYDSMVVCLKDAARSFGEQVMEINSNKKRSNKYKSDRDEAEEEKEKPQHKKLK; via the exons ATGGCTTCTAGCTACGGAAGATACattccttcttctccttcttccaaTTTTTATCATGTCTTCTTCAGCTTCTTTGTTGAAGATGCCGCCAAAAGATTCGTCGGTTCTCTCTTTAGAGACCTGCAACGCAGAGGATTTCTCTGCTTCAAATCTAACGAAAAACTCGACACTGAGAAACCGATTCCATTGGAAGCCATTCAATGTTCAAGATTTTCGGTTGTTATCATCTCACAAGACTATATTTCTTCAAATCGGTGCTTGGATGAGCTTGTGGAGATCATTCATTGTAGAGAATCAAATGGTCAGTCTGTTCTCCCAATTTTCTATAACGTGGATTCGTATCAAATTAAAGAGCAATTAGGTTCGGAGATGGTGCAGAAATGGGGGGAAGCTCTCACCGAAGTCTCCTTAATTGATGGCTGGAATTTTCGAGACTG GCCTGATGAGCAGAAGTTAATCGAGGAAGTTGCCAATGTCATTACGAGAGAATGGAGTCATATGCCTTTAGGTGAGTTTAATGGCTTAATTGGAATTGATTCACGGATTGAGCAAATTCTCTCATTATTAGACATGGAATCATCAGGTGTTCTTTTCCTAGGAATTTGGGGCATGGGTGGTATTGGTAAAACAACCATTGCCAAAGCCTTGTTTAATCATATTTCCTCTAATTTTGAAGCTGCTTGTTTTGTTAATGTCAGTGAAGAGTTAGAAAAACTTTCAATTACTCGTTTACGAGAACAAATTCTGTCGAAAATCTTAGAAGAGAAGCGTTTGAATTTAGGAATGCATAGTGTATTGCCCCGGCATATCATGAATAGACTCAGGAGGAAGAAAATTCTTGTAGTTCTTGATACTGTTAGTGATGTAGAACAGTCTGCAACTTTAACTGGAGATCCTAGTTGGTTTGGTCCGGGAAGTCGAATAATCATAACTTGCAGAGATAAGCAAGTACTTATGCATAATGCTGGTGAAATATACGAGGTTAAAGGCTTAAATTACCATGAATCTCTTCAACTACTCAGCTTAAAAGCTTTCAAGCAAAATCATCCCATTGGAGATTACGTTAAGCTGTCACAGAGAGTTGTAAATTACACCAAAGGTGTCCCTTTAGCACTTAATGTTTTGGGTTCCTTTCTGTGCAACAAGCAAGAACAGGAATGGGAAAGTACATTAGAGAAACTCGAAGAATCtcccaatttggaggttcagAAGGTACTGAAAGTAAGTTATGATGGATTGGAACAGCTAGACAAGGATATATTTCTTGATATTGCCTGTTTCTTTAGAGGAGGCGATGTAGATTCTGTAATTGGTATTCTCGATGGTTGTGATTTTTTTCCTAGCAGTGGAATAAGTCGTCTCGTTGATAAGAGTCTCCTCGAAATCACAGACAATAAGTTGGACATGCATGATTTGTTGCGAGAAATGGGTCAGGACATTGTTCGAGGAGAATCAAATGGTAAGCCTGGCGGATGTAGCAGATTGTGGGATCCTGAAGATGTCTATCATGTATTGACAAGTAATAAG GGAAGTATCGCTACTGAAGGGATATTCCTGGACATTTCCAAATCTGAGAAAGTGAACTTTAGTCCTGCTGCCTTTTCGCCCATGTGCAATCTGAGATTACTCAAATTCTACCAGAACAGCACTCTGTCATGGAAGAATCCTTCTGGATTTATATCAGAATCTATGACAGAATCGAGGGATGGTCTTCAGTCTCTTCCTACTAAGTTGTGTTATTTCCATTGGCATGGATATCCATGGGAATGTTTGCCATCAGATTTTTTTATGGAGAATCTTGTTGAACTTAACATGCCATTCAGCCAAGTTAAAGAGCTCTGGCATGGAATCAAG CATCTCCGAAAGTTAAAACAGATTGACCTGCATGATTCCGAGAACCTCATTAGACTTCCAGATCTGTCTTCAGCTTTGAACTTAGAAAGGATAGTTCTTGATAACTGTACAAGTTTGCTTGAAATTCATTCATCCGTTCAGTGCCTTCACCGGCTTTCTTATCTTAGTCTATCTAATTGCAAGGAGCTGCAGAGTCTTCCGAGTCTCGTTTGTTTGGAATCCCTTCAGACCCTCAAACTTTCTAGCTGTGCAAATCTGAAGGAGTTTCCGGAGGTATCAGGACATATAGAAGAACTGCATTTGGATGGTACTAGATTGGAAGAATGGCCCTCCTCCATTCGTTTTCTGGACAGTCTAAGGATCTTATCCCTGGATCACTGCGAATGCCTCAAAACTCTTCCGAGCAGCATTCATCTCAATTCTCTCGATACTCTTGATCTCTCCTGGTGCTCTAGTCTCGAAAAGTTTCCAGAGGTTAAGGGGAATAtcaagcacttaaatttaaagTACACCGGAATAGAAAAGTTACCCTCATCAATTGGATCTCTTTCTTCACTTGTTAAATTAAACCTGAAAGGCACAGCTATAGAAGAGTTGCCCTTGTCGATAGGGAATCTTACTTCTCTTGTTGAATTGAATCTTAAGGAGAGTTCGATAACAGAGCTACCATCATCAATTGGGAGTCTCACTTCACTTGTTAAATTGAATCTGTCAGTGTCTGGTATCGAAGAGCTGCCCTCATCCATCGGACAACTGTCCTCACTTGTTGAATTCAATCTTGAGAAGAGTTCATTAACAGCATTACCTTCATCGATAGGGTATCTTACTTCACTCGTCAAGTTGAATCTGGCAGTGACTGAAGTAAAAGAATTGCCTCCATCAATTGGAAATCTCTCTTCACTTGTTGAGTTAAATTTGAGCCAATGTCCGAGACTTGCGAGTCTTCCAAGCAGCATTGGTGAGCTCAAATGCCTGGAAAAGCTTTATCTCTGTGGCCTTAGAAGACTTAAGTCTCTTCCCAGAAGCATTCATCAGCTCAAACGACTTAAAGATCTTTATCTAAACCATTGCAAAAACTTAAGCAAATTGCCTCCTCTATCCGGTTTTGGTTCCTTAAGAGACCTTGTTTTAAGCTACACAGGAATAATAAAAATACCAAGCACCCTGGGTCACTTATCATCATTGCAGGTTCTACTTCTAAAATCGAACAATTTTATGAGGATACCTGCATGCATCAACCAACTTTTTTCGCTAGAAGTCCTCGATATATCCTACTGCAAGAGGCTCAAATCTCTGCCAGAGCTGCCTCCTCGAATAAGAGTTGTTCTTGCATATAATTGTACATCCCTAAGGACAGTATCAAGTCCGTTCATTCAACTCCAAGAATCAACAGAACAACCACCACTTGAAAAATCCGGATTCACATTTGCAAATTGCGTGAGCTTGGAGAAGGATGCTTGTGGATATATTCTGGAAAGCACTTTCCTCAAATTTCAGTGTTTAGCAACTGCTTTGCAGGAACTTCCCACA AGGGATGAAGATATACTAGTTTCTCCAGTGGTTTGTTTCCCAGGAAGTGAAGTTCCTGAGTGCTTCAGGTATCAAAGTAATGGATCTTCAATAGGTACTCTGCTGCCTCCCCATTG CCTCGAGTTCTGCTCCAGGGAGAGTGGAGAATGGGGGAACCAGTTTGCATTCGAGTCAGATCATGTCTTC